A single Primulina huaijiensis isolate GDHJ02 unplaced genomic scaffold, ASM1229523v2 scaffold43349, whole genome shotgun sequence DNA region contains:
- the LOC140970106 gene encoding mitogen-activated protein kinase 3-like: MADFGAAGGQYLDFPAVATHGGNYIQYDIFGSKFEITNKYRPPIIPIGRGAYGIVCSVRNIETNEMVAIKKIANAFDNYMDAKRTLREIKLLRHLDHENVIAIRDVVPPPLRSQFSDVYIATELMDTDLHQIIRSNQSLSEEHCQYFMYQILRGLKYIHSAHVIHRDLKPSNLLLNANCDLKICDFGLARPNTENEFMTEYVVTRWYRAPELLLNSSEYTAAIDVWSVACIFMEMMNRKPLFAGKDHVHQLKLMTELLGTPTDSDLDSNRSEDARRYIRQLPRHPRQNLAKVFPHVNPLAIDLVDKMLTINPTKRITVEEALEHPYFARLHDISDEPACPESFCFDFERQPLTEEQIKELIYQEALELNQIYA; the protein is encoded by the exons ATGGCTGATTTTGGAGCTGCCGGCGGCCAGTACCTAGATTTCCCGGCGGTGGCAACGCACGGAGGGAACTATATACAGTATGATATATTTGGCAGTAAGTTTGAGATCACCAATAAATATCGCCCTCCCATCATTCCCATTGGTCGCGGCGCGTACGGGATAGTTTG CTCGGTTAGGAACATAGAGACTAATGAGATGGTGGCGATCAAGAAGATTGCAAATGCTTTTGATAATTATATGGATGCCAAGAGGACTCTGCGTGAGATTAAGCTTCTACGACACTtggatcatgaaaat GTCATTGCTATTAGAGATGTTGTTCCACCTCCATTAAGAAGCCAATTTTCTGATGTATACATTGCCACCGAGCTAATGGACACCGATCTTCACCAAATAATTCGGTCTAATCAGAGCTTATCAGAGGAACACTGCCAG TACTTCATGTATCAGATCCTCCGAGGATTAAAGTACATACATTCGGCACACGTGATCCATCGGGATTTGAAACCGAGCAACCTACTTCTGAATGCTAATTGTGATCTAAAGATATGTGATTTCGGCCTTGCACGGCCTAACACGGAGAATGAGTTCATGACTGAATATGTGGTGACTAGATGGTACAGGGCACCAGAATTGTTGTTGAATTCTTCTGAATATACCGCTGCAATAGACGTGTGGTCTGTTGCCTGCATTTTCATGGAAATGATGAATCGAAAGCCTTTGTTTGCTGGGAAAGATCACGTGCATCAACTGAAGTTAATGACAGAG CTTCTTGGCACGCCCACCGACTCTGATCTAGATTCCAACAGAAGTGAGGATGCGAGGAGATACATAAGGCAACTTCCACGACATCCTCGTCAGAATCTTGCAAAAGTTTTTCCACATGTAAATCCCCTGGCCATTGATCTAGTTGATAAAATGCTAACAATCAACCCAACTAAGAGAATTACAG TTGAAGAAGCTTTGGAACATCCTTACTTTGCAAGATTACACGATATATCAGACGAACCAGCATGCCCTGAGTCATTCTGTTTCGATTTCGAGCGGCAACCCTTGACAGAAGAGcagatcaaggagttgatataTCAAGAAGCTTTGGAGCTAAATCAAATCTACGCCTAA